In Anthocerotibacter panamensis C109, the sequence GCTGACCGGGAATCGCCTGGGTCTAAAAACACTTCCCCTTGCGAAGCGAAGCTAGCAGGGAGATACGTATCAGCGGCAATCCGCGAAACGCCGACATCGAAATTACGGGTATTGGGATTGGAATCAAAAGTACGGGTGTTGGGCGGGGTATCAAAAGTACGGATATTGGAATTGTAGTTAGGGTCTGCGTTACTGTCATAACCGGCATCGTCACGCGGAGCATCCGGTAGAGGTTCCAGGACCGGCAGATTTTGTTTGGTTTTGCTCGGGGCCTTAAGCGGGGCCTTAAGCGGAGTTTTGCTGGACTGCTGGGCCATGAGCGGCGTCTGGGCAACTAGAGCAAAACTCAGGACACCAAGCATAAGCGCATGCTTTTTCATTAGGGAGCCCTCACGGCGAATACATCCCCAATTGTAAGTCTTTGCTCGGTGAATCGGGTGGATTACTTACTGCTGGCGTGGTTTGGTGCGCATGGCTAGGCTTGAACACTGGGGGGACGAAAAAGATCTCACAGTATTGGATGCAAGCCCCGAGGCCCCGCAGAGTATGGGGCACCATGCCCTCAAATCACTACAACGTACTCCAGAAGCTAGGCGGACGGGAAAGGGGACCACCAGCTAGAGTCCTGTTGATTAAGTAACATTAAGGGTCTTGCTGGATATCCCAACTGACACGTAAAATTGGTACACTTTAACCAAGGGGAACCCGTAATCTCCTCGCCGGGCTGAAAGGGGTTCCCCCCTTTTTTTGCGGATTCCCTTTGTCTAAAATCATGGTTGCAGGCGAATGCCTGTCCTCCATCCCACCTGCAGTACTTATCATGCCCGAATCACCTCAAGAATTTAACCCCGACGACGTTCAGAAATGGTTGGATTTACTCAGCCGCAAGCAAGGCACATGGGTTGATTGGGGGCAAGCTTGCCAGAACCTGCAAAAAGCTAACTATACACCCCAGGCTATTTTTGAAGCGACGGGCTTTCAGCCGGTTCAACAAAATCAGATCATCGTTGCCGCTCAGGTCTACGCAGGGCTGGTGCGGTCTGGTGCCACTCCAGAGGTACTGGAGCACTTCACCCAACGCAGCAGCGATAGCCTCTACGAGCTGCGTATCCTCACACAGGAGGACCGGATCGCGGTGGCTCAACTGCTCGTGGACAAAAAGCTTACCGCTGAGAACGCCCACGAAATCGCCCGCGCTGTCAAAGAATTTTTGCTACACAAGACTCCCCCCGAAGGCTTCACACGCCATCCCGGTGATGCGGTTGCCTACCAGTGCTGGCGGGCTACCCGCGAACAGACTAACCTCCAGGAGCGCTCCCGCCTCATCGCTCGGGGGCTGACCTATGCCCACAGTGCCACAGCCCGTCAAAAGATTGAAAAACTCCTGACTGATTTCACGGTGATCCAGACCCAGCGCTCGCCCAGGCTGCCCCTCTACCGCCTGGAGTCCGTGGACGATCAACCTCGGGTGGTCCCCGTGGTTGGGACGCTACCCCTGCCGCTGTCCGACTTTAAAGCGGTTCCCCCCTTGACAGGGAGTGGTCCTTTTCATCAAGTCACCTATACTGCCCCCTGTAGTTGGGTACCTGTCCCCGGTTGGCAAGTCGTCCGTGCTGCTTCTGATGTTGTGGCACTCTTAGCCCAGAGCACAGACCTAAACCTTCCGGGTAATGCCGAGACCGTGCTGCTTCTGGCAGACCGAGACGAGCGCACCTGGGATATAGATGGCTTCTTCCTCGTAGAAGGGGAGCAGGGGCTCACGGTGCAATGCTTCCCCGAAGACCCTGGGATGAGACTTTGGGGCCGGGTTTTGGTGGTAATGCGCCCGCCCAAGATCTTCGACGAGGACTATACTAAAGACCCCTGGCAGATCGACGAATGAGGATCAAACCTATTGGGATGGTCTGTAGGTGATCCTGCCCAACCTCACCGAACCGCTCTTGATCGAGTCAGCCGTGTGGCACGAAATTGGGTGCTATGGAGCGAGGATTCTCAAGCTTGTGCAACCGCCCTTGCGCGAGGAGTACCCCGATTAAATGCTGCGGTTGTGATATTAAGTGTCTATGATCGAAGAGTCGCCTTTACTGGGTAGCCCTATGGCCTCACCAATACCCCGCACCTTCCTTGAAGAAGTCAATGTCGCCGGTCATCAGCTTGTCGATAAGAGCAAAGAACTGATCGCCAAAGGGAATGTCCGCCGTTTCATCCTCAAGGACAGCACCGGTACGCGGACGCTGCTAGAGGTTCCCTTGACCTTAGGCGTGGCAGCGGGAGCCGGATTGACCCTGTTCGCACCCTTTCTGGTGACCATTGGCGCTTTGGCAGCTCTGCTCACTCAGGCTAAGGTCATCATCGAGCGCTACGAGAACCCGGAAGACGCAGAACAGGAGAGCCAGACTTCGCTGTTAGAGCGTGGTGACGACTAATATGACTTCGTGTCCTCGAGGCAGCAGCGCCGGTGATTTCACGCCAAATATTGTTGGACCCACAGGCCCAAGAGCGGCTGGCAAAACTGATAACTGAGCGTAACTTTGTCCTCGCCTATCGTATCAGGACCGAAGAGCAAGTCTTTCTTGACCAAGGCGGTGAGGGCTCCTTGGAGGGAGCCTCCCCGCGGCAAACCATGTTCCTGGGTGTAATCGTTACTTTGGGGGTGGGAAGTCGGGTCAAGGGCCAGAGTCTCCAGGACACGACACTGGATAGCAGGCAGTTGCATTAAAAGGGTTTCAAAAGTGGGGGAGAGTTGCTCCAGCAAGATAGCCTGTGCCTGCTCTACATCGGTTTCTTCGACAAGACGGTGGGTCGGTAGGTGGCGGGCGAGGGCATGAGCAGTACTTACATGGCCCTGAACCAGCCCCAGAACTGCCTCCAAGGACCGCTCCTCCAAGGTGAATTGTTGGCTAAACCAATTGCGGATCAGCATAGCGGTGAGGGGGAGCAGTTTCAAGACTTCAAAGTCAGAAGCAGGCGTGTTGTCTCCTAGTTCCGGGGCGTTACCCAAGCCATAGCCCAGTACATAGTTGGCGTCGGGTAGCCGGTCTAAGCGCTCCCGCAGGTGGGACTGCCATGTCTCATCCCGGTCCCAACTACCCAGGTGCATAAAGTTATTCAAGAAAACCACGACCCGCTTTTGTTTGCGCTCTGCGATGAGCTGAGGTAGTTCCAGGAGCCGCGCGAAATCCCGGTCCAGCGTCTTAGCTGAGGTGCACAGCAGCGTCAACTGGCGGGTGCGCGGGTCAATCTGGACGCGGTGGTGGCTCAGGTGCTTACTCACCCACTCCAGCCCTTCTTCGTAGTTGCCAAACCCGCTGAGGAAGCTCTGTGCCAGCAGGGTGATAAAGCGGAATTTATCGGTAGTCCTGAGGCAATCGAGGTACAGCACCGTACCCTGAATGTCCTGTACTGCGCCTTCGATGAAGCTCCGGCGACCACTCCCAGGCACTCCCAGCAAGAGGAGGTTTCCATCCTTGCTGAGGTATTTGGCGGCGTATTCCCGCAACGCCGGTCGTTCCAGCCGACTGTCTCGCATTCTTGGTGTCTTAGGTTACGTGATTATAATACAGTGAGGCTGACCGGCCCCACCGTCTCCAGGGGTATCTCCTCTCCGCTAACCCCTGTCCGCTGTCTATCCCCAGAGCCAGAGAAAACCTGCCCCTAAGACGGCACCAAGGGCTGTATTGAGGACATTGACTCCTTCATTACTCAGATAACCTTGACTCTGAATTGTAGCGCCCAACAGGCTCTCTACGGTAGTGGCTAAGAAGGCGGCAAGTACAGCCCAAGGGAGTGCCCCCCAGGGAATGAGCCCGACACTCGCTCCCAGACTGCTCAGTGCAATAGCGGCTGCCATGCCGGCTAAGGTCCCCTCGAGACTCACTGCGCCCTCGGTACCGGGGGGGACAGGGCGGAAGGTCGTGATGAGGTAGGTAGTCCGACCGTAAGTCTTGCCAATCTCACTGGAGGTAGTGTCAGCCAATTTGGTGGCGAGGCTCGCTACGTAGGCCATCAGCCAGAGGGGGTGGGGTACGATAAGTTGGCCTAAGGCCGTGACTGCTGCGGTGGCAGCCGATCCCCAGACATTGGCGGGTCCTCTGGCCCCACCGCGCTTTTCGGCGATTCCTCGGGCTTGTTTTTGGGCAAAACCGATGCGCGTCGCTGCGGTGCCCACCACAAAGTAAACAAAAATGATGGCGTAGCCTGCCCAACCCAAGGCCCCAAGGATGAGTACTCCGAGCGCCCAACTGTGCAGGATGCCTTGGGGGGTGAGGACTTTGACCCGGCTGGTAGAGGCCGGAACGGCAAGGATGGAATTGACCAAAAGGGCGACGAGCCAAGGGTTCATCGAGGGCAGAAGAGCGATTATTCCTACTGTATCGCCTCTGTTCCTAGAAAAATCCAGGAGCAACTTCACCACAGACAATAGGTGATGAAAAAGCTCCTGTGTTCTACGCCTGCTGCAAAAAGTATTTTAAAGTACAAATGAGGTGAAAGAGCCCAGAAGCGATAGAATCGATAGACTAAGAACTGAGGGGAAAAACGCCATGGCGCGGATGTATTACGACGAGGACGCCCGACTGGAATTTATTCAACAAAAGACTGTAGCCATCATTGGCTATGGCTCTCAGGGCCACGCCCACGCCCTAAACCTCCTCAACTCCGGCATCAACGTCCTGGTGGGTCTCTATGCAGGCAGTCCCTCATGGTCCAAAGCTGAGCGCGATGGTCTCCAGGTCTACACTACGGCTGAAGCCACCCAAAAAGCCGACCTCGTCATGATCCTCCTGCCCGACGAGCGCCAAAAAGCCATTTATCTCCAAGACATCGCGCCTCATCTCACCCCCGGTAAGACCCTCGCTTTCGCCCATGGTTTTAATATTCACTTCTCGCAAATTGTCCCGCCGTCTGGCGTAGACGTGATCATGGTCGCCCCCAAAGGACCGGGGCATCTGGTCCGCCGCCAATATCAAGAAGGTAAAGGCGTCCCCGCCCTTTTTGCAGTCGAACAAAATGCCAGCGGTCAGGCCCGTGAAGTGGCGATGGCTTACGCCAAGGGCATCGGCGGCACCCGCGCCGGGATCTTGGAGACGAGCTTCCGCGAGGAGACTGAGACTGACCTCTTCGGCGAACAGGTGGTCCTCTGCGGGGGATTGACCGCGCTGATCAAAGGTGGTTTTGAGACTTTGGTGGAAGCGGGTTATCAGCCGGAATTGGCCTATTTCGAATGCCTCCATGAGGTTAAGCTCATCGTGGACCTCATTATTGAGGGCGGCTTGGAGAATATGCGCAAATCGATTTCCAATACGGCTGAATTTGGCGACTATACCCGAGGGCCGCGCATCGTCACCGACGAGACCCGCCGCGAGATGAAAAAAATCCTCAAAGAGATCCAACAGGGCGTCTTCGCCCGCGAGTGGGTACTGGAGAATCAGGCTGGGGCTCCTGCTTTCCTCGCCACCCGCCGCCGCGAGACCGAACACCCCGTCGAAGAAGTGGGCAAGGAACTACGCTCCATGATGAGCTGGTTGCACAAGGAGTAGTATCCTGGCTAGCGGTGGACTTTCTGGCGAGTGAACCGTGGACGAAGCTACCTATCCATCTCAACCCTGGCGGGTCATTTCCGGGGGGGTGACCGCACCCAAGGGCTGGCTTGCCGGGGGCATCGCCTCGGGCATCAAACCCTCCGGCAAACCTGACCTGACTTTGATCCTCTCAGACATGCCCGCAGTAGCAGCGGGTGTTTTCACCACCAACCTCGTCCGTGCCGCCTGCGTGGACTACAACCGCAACCTCATGGCACAAGGTGGCGAGGTCCGGGCTATCGTCGTCAATGCGGGCAATGCCAATGCCGCCACCGGGCAGGCAGGGGTCGCAGCAGTCCACACCACAGCCCAAATTTTTGCAGACCTGCTTGGCACGGCCCCCGACACAATTTTGACCGCTTCCACGGGGGTCATCGGGGTATTGCTGCCGGTGGAGAAGATTGCTCAAGCTGCTATGCAACTGGTCGCCGGGGTTTCACCCACCGGCTCATCCCAGGCTGCTCAGGCCATCCTGACTACCGACCTGGTGGAGAAAACGATGGCGCTGGAGGCCGAAATCGAGGGCGTTACGGTTCGGATGGGTGCGATAGCCAAGGGCTCGGGGATGATTCACCCCAATATGGCGACGCTCTTGGCCTTTATCACCTGTGACGCCGCCGTGGACCGGGACTTATGGCGCAAACTCCTCCAGCAAGCCAACGCCTGCTCCTTTAACCAGATCACTGTGGACGGAGACACGAGCACCAATGACATGCTCCTCGCCTTGAGCAATGGAGCTGCTGGAAACCCGACTATCCACGACCCCGCTAGCCCCGCCGCCCAAGTCCTCGGGGGGATGCTCACCGCCATCTGTATAGACCTGGCGAAAAAAGTAGCCCGCGACGGCGAAGGGGCGACCAAACTGGTTGAAATTCTGGTGGACGGGGCTGCCACCGAAGCTGATGCCCGTCAGGTAGCCCGCACCGTGGCCGGGTCCAGCCTTTTTAAAGCCGCCCTCTTTGGCTGCGACCCAAATTGGGGCCGAATTGCTGCCGCCGCTGGGCGGGCGGGAGTCGCCTTTGACGCTAACCAACTCGCCATCTGGTTGGGCGATATCCAACTCATGGAGCATGGGGAACCCCTCCGTTTTGACCGCCCCGCTGCGGTCCAATACTTAAAGCAAGACCCTGTATCCGTTCGTATCGGTCTCGGGCAGGGTACTGGGCAAGGACGCGCTTGGGGCTGCGACCTCACCTACGACTATGTGCGCATCAATGGCGAATACACAACCTGACCGTTCACGCTGACCACCGGGTGACCGAGCTGGAGATAAGCTAGGGCGGTAGCTCGTGGGTCTTAAGCCCCCCGAGGTTTGCTACTCTGGTTGAACCCCCAGGAGGAGTCATGATACCCGAACACGAGGCCGCCCAGTTACATCTCAGGACGGGCCAACTCCTCCAACAACAAGGTCAGATCCAAGAAGCCTTAATCAGTTATCAGCGGGCTTTGGTAAGCGATCCAGACGCAGTCGATGCCTATCTGGCTCTGGCACAACTGCTCCAAACCCAAGGCCGTCTGGATGAGGCCCTCCAAGCTTTCGGGCGGGTGCACAAACTCCAACCCGCCGCCCTCAGTGCCGAAAACTACTTTCAATTGGGGCAGGCACTCTTGGACCAAGGCAGGCTCCCCCTCGCCCTCGAACAGTTTCATCAGGCGCTGACCCTGCGTCCTACCTGGGCCGAAGTCCACACCACTCTCGGCGTACTCCTGACCCGCCTGGGTCAGTTCAAAGAGGCTACCCAGCACCATGAGCAGGCCATCGCTTTCCAGCCCGACCTCGCGAGCGCCTACTGGAATCTGGCTCTGACCCTCCAGGAGCAGGCCAAAGCCCTACAGCAACAGGCCCTTGACCTCCAGCCGGGACGCCTGCCCGTCGAGGAACACTTCGAACAAGCACTCAAATTCACCCAACAGGGCCAGATTGATTTGGCGATAAGAGCCTACCGCAGGGCCTTGAGCCTCCGGCCTAGCTGGGCGGAGGCCCACTGCAACCTAGGCAACCTCCTCAGCATGCAGGGACTCTTGGGCGAGGCTATCCCTTGCTTGCGCAGGGCCATGGCCCTCAAACCCACCCTCATCGAAGCCTACTCCAATCTGGGAAACGCCCTGTCACGCTTAGGGCAGGGGGAAGAAGCCCTGCAATACCACCATCAGGCGATTCGTCTCAAAGGAGACTGGGCCGAATTGCACTACAACCTGGGTGACGCTCTACTCCAACAGCAGCGTTTTGACGAAGCCCTACCCTGTTTCCAACGAGCCCTCCAGTTAAAACCCCTGCTTGCCGAAGCGCACCGGGGCCTCGGTCACGTCTGGGCGGGCCAAGGACAATGGGAGCGGGCCATCGCCTCCCACCAGCAAGCCCTCAGCCTCAAGCCGGATTGGGTAGACGGCTACCGCAGCCTGGGCAAAGCTCTGGCTGCCGCAGGACGGGTGGAGGAGGCGATCCAGAGCTATCAAAAAGCCACCGCCCTCCAGCCCCAATCGGTACAAGCTTACTGGGAACTGGCCTTCGAACTCTGGCAGCACAACCGGATTGACGAAGCGATCCGCGCCTATGAGCAAGCCTTGGCCCTGCGCCCCGACCTCACCGACCTCCATCAAAACCTCTGCGTTCTGCTGCGCACCCAGGGCCGTTTTGCTGCGGCCCGCCAAGCCGCCGACCGCTATTGGGAAGTGGGCCACCAGCATGAGGTCATCCGTACCGGCATTACGCGGGTCAAAGGGTACCTGGAGTCGGGACTGCACACGCTAGCCCTTGACTATTTTCAGGCCCTAGAGCCCCAAATCTATGCCAACCCAGCCCAACTCACCCCAGCTCAGATACAACTGCTCTACGAAGACCTGCTCTTTAGCCTGCCCTATCTACGCGACGATCTCGAGGCCAATACCCAATTGTGCCGTCTGGTAGGCGCATTATACCGAGAGCGCTGTCTACGGTCCGCAGATGCGCCTGCGCCCCGTCCGGTAGCCGGCGAGCTGCGTATCGGGGTCCTCTCCAAGCACTTTCGCAGGCATTCCGTGGGCTGGTGCAGCTACGCTATCCTCCAGGAACTTAGCCGCCTCACCCCCCATCTCTATCTTTACTACACGGGCCGAATCGCCCCAGACGACTATACTGAGCGCTTTAAGGCCCTCACGCCCCATGCCTTTGAGCACTATCCCAACCGCCCTATCCAGGCGTCAATTTTGTACGAACAGTTGCAGGTAGACCAATTGGATGTGCTGATTGATTTAGACTCGGTCATGAACCCGGTCCATAGCGCCCTCTTCGCCCAGCATCCCGCTCCCATCTGCCTCTCCTGGTTGGGCTGCGAAGCTCCCTATATTTCCGCTGCCAACTATTATTTAGGCGACCAGCACAGCCATCCCACCGGAGTTGATGCCCACTACTGCGAACAACTGCTGCGCATGCCTCATTCCGGGTGTGCCGTCGCTGGTTTTGCGCGCCAACCCCTTGACCAGGAAGCCATCCGTCTATCCCTCCAGCTTCAACCAGAGCAGGTGGTTTACCTCTGCGTGGCGACGGGCCACAAGCTCAATCTAGACTTGATGACCTCCCAAATGCGGATTTTGCAACAGGTCCCCGACAGCGTCTTGCTCCACAAGGGTTTTGGAGATACGCAGGCCATTCAGGAAGGCTACCGGGCTGCCTGCACTGCTCAGGGGGTAGATTTTCAGCGTCTCAGATTTCTCCAGCGCAATCCCATGGAAGAAGAGCACCGGGCTATCTACCAACTAGCCGACGTTTTACTGGATACCTATCCCTACAACGGCGGGACCCACAACCTAGAGAGCCTGTGGTTTGAGGTTCCTCTAGTAACTCGCGTCGGCGAACAGGGCCCCTCCCGCTTGGGCTACTCTTTTCTCCAGACCTTGGGCATAGCCGAGGGCGTGGCTTGGACTTGGGAAGAATACGTCACTTGGGGCGTGCAGTTAGGACAAGATCCGGCCCTACGCCAAGCGATCCGCCAACAGCTCCAGCAGAGCAAGCAGCCCGATACCCTCTCTCCCCTGTGGGACCCCCGCCGATTCGCCCAAGACCTGTATAGGATGCTGACAGCCTTGCTCCAGCAGAAATGCGGTCAGGAGGAGTAACGCTTCAGACGCGATATAGGCGTAGTCAGCAGGAGTCCGACGACGACCACCAACGCCGCCAAAATCCGGTTGAGGTCCAGAGCCTCCCCTTTAAGCCAACTAGCCAGCATCAGGGTAAGCACGGGAATCAGGTAAGCAGGCAGGGTAGCCGCACTCAAACTCATCCGGCTGAGCGCGTAGAAATAAGCGGTGTAAGCGGCTGCCGAAGCGAGCACTGCCAGATAGATCAAGGAGAACCAACCTACCTTGGAGAGCTGCAACGAGACAGGATGCCACAGCCACTCCAGTATTGCCAATGGGAGCAGAAAAATAGCCCCATAGGTGAAGCCATAGCCCACCAAAATCAGGGGCGGGAGCCGTCCTGAGAGGTCTTTGCCAACCAGACCAGAAGCCACGGCACAGAGCATTGCCAGCACCATCAGCAGGTCGCCCCAACGATTGGAGAGCCCCAAGGCTCCGCCCGCAACCACCAGCCATAAAGTCCCAGCGGTTGCCACCAGCGTCCCGAGCCATTGCAGTCCAGTCATGCGCTCCTTGAGAAACCAACGAGCGGCGATGAGGGTCCCAGCAGGAATGAGGCCAATAATGACACTAGCGTTGCCCGAAGAGGTCAACTGTAGCGCTGTATTCTCAAAGGTATAGCAGAGGGTAACCGCCAGAAAACCGTAGCCCGCAAGCCGGACAGCGTCTGCCCGGTCGGGTACGACCCATTTCCTGGCCTGAATATAGGCGAGCGCGAGCAAGAGCAGGGACGCGATAGCAAAACGGAGGAAGGCTGCGCTGAGAGGAGGAATTTCCGCCACCACCTGCCGGGTCGCGAGGAAGGACCCACCCCAAATTCCAATTGCCAGCCACAAGGCTAGCCAACCGCTCAGGTTCATTTCTTTGGTCAAGGGTCTCCTCTGCCACCGCTTCTATTATCCGTGCTGCTGCTATCCCCCAACTATGCCACAACCGCCAGCCATCCCGGTTGCTGCCAACCGCTGATCCACGCGCCATAGCTTTCCAGGGTTGTGAGGTAGTCCACCAGTTCTGCTGTGACCACTTCGGCGGGCAGGACTAGAGGAATTCCTGGCGGATAGAGCACTAAAGTTTGAGCACTCACCCGCCCAATACTGTCTGGTAAGGGAACGAGCTTTTGGGGGCCGAAAAATACCGCGCGTAGGTCCAGACACTCCCCAGGCAGGGGCGGAGCGGGCCAAAGGGGGAGAGACAAAGGGGGTAGTTCGCGCAAACCCTGCTCTAGGGCAGGAACCAGTCGGGTCAGCAGTTGGGCTGCATGGGCTGGGGTGATGAGAAGAACCAGATGGTTGAGTCCGGCTAGTTCGATGTGGATGTCCCGAGCTTCCAAGAAGGCTGCGAGCGCAAAACCATTGACAGGGACTCGTAGGGTGAGCCGGGTTGGGTCGAGGGTGTGGTCTGGAGGAGCCTCTAGTACCATGCATCCTAAGGCTTCGCGCAACTGGCCCGCCCAGATCAGTGCCTCTTCCCACCGGCGCAGACCATGTTGGTGCAGATAGTCTGCTGCTGCTATCAAAGAGGCCAACAGCAGATAACTGGGGCTGGTACTCTGCACCAGGGTGAGCATCCGGTGGACCCGTGTGGCCTCAAGCCGGGGACCACGCAGGTGGAGCATGGCACTTTGCGTCAGAGAACCGGCAGTCTTATGGGTGGACTGCACTACCCCATCGCACCCCGCCGCCACCGCGCACAGGGGCAGCTTGGGATGAAACGCTAAATGCGCTCCATGGGCACTGTCTACCAAAACGGGTAGGTCATAGCGATGAATGAGTGCCACCAGTTCCGTCAGAGGAGCGCAGCAGCCGTAGTAGGTCGGATAGACCAAGAGCACCGCCCGGACCTCAGGATGGCGCTCGAGCTGAGCTGCCACTTGGGCCACAGTCACCCCATGGGCGATGCCCAATTCCTCGTCCCATACCGGCTCCAGCCAGACGGGCTTAAAGCCCCCCAGGATCAAAGCCCCGATGACAGCGCGGTGCACATTGCGCGGGAGGAGCACGGACGCTCCAGGGTTGAGCGCTGCTAGCAGTAGCGCTTGGAGCCCTCCAGTTGCTCCATTGACTAAAAATTCAGTATGGTCAGCCCCCCAAATGTGAGCTGCCCGCATCTGAGCTTGGGCCAGAGCCGCTTCAGGGTCTTGGAGGCTATCGAGCCCTGCCAGCTCCGTCAGGTCACAGGCTAGCGCCGGACCCAGCAATTGCTGAAGTACAGGGGCCACAAAACGCCCTTGGCTATGTCCAGGGGTGCACAGCAGAAGCGGCTCTCGGCCACCATAGGCTCTAAGTTGGTCCAGGAGGTCCAACTCGCTAGGGTTTTGAGCTTTGGGTAAGGGCGGAGCGGGGATTAGGCCCGCTCCATCTAGTTCTTTAGTCATCCATGCTGAAATCCGGTTCGAGGTCTGTGTCCTCTTCCAGGTCATCCGGTCCCGGTTTGACCGCCATGGAGGGCACTTCGGTCCCTGCGGCGAGTTTGGCTCGGACCAAGCGGTCTAGTTCTGCGACGACCGCAGGTTTCTCAGAAAGCGCGGTGAGGAGGTTTTCTCGACCTTGATAGCGTTCTCCTTGGCAGACATACCAAGCTCCTTTGCGCTCGATGATATCGGTCTCGACCGCGAGGTCCAGGACACAGCCCACGGAGGAGATCCCTTTGCCGAAGATAATGTCGAACTCGGCTTTACGGAAGGGCGGGGCTACTTTATTTTTGACCACTTTGACGCGCACACGGTTGCCATACTCTTCCTGACCGCGCTTGAGGCTCTCCAACCGGCGGATATCCAGACGCAAGGAGGCGTAAAACTTGAGCGCCTGACCGCCCGTAGTCGTCTCGGGGTTGCCGTACATGACCCCGATTTTCTGGCGCAGTTGGTTGAGGAAGATGACAATACAGTTGGTTCGGCTCACATTGGCGGTGATTTTGCGCAGAGCCTGACTCATCAGACGTGCCTGCAAACCAACATGGCTATCGCCCATCTCGCCTTCGATCTCCGCACGCGGGACGAGCGCTGCAACAGAATCAATCACGATGATCTCGACGGCAGCGGAGCGCACCAGCTGGTCTACGATCTCTAGGGCGGACTCACCGGTATCGGGTTGGGCAATGAGCAGATTGTCGGTGTCCACCCCTAGAGCCGCAGCATAGACGGGATCGAGGGCATGTTCGGCGTCTACAAAAGCAGCAATCCCGCCTCGTTTTTGGACTTCAGCGACCACATGGAGGGCGAGGGTGGTCTTACCGGAGGACTCTGGGCCATAAATTTCGATGACCCGTCCGCGAGGGATACCGCCTCCGAGGGCGACATCCAGGTTGAGGGCTCCGCTAGGAACGGTTTCGACGCGCATCTGGGTGTTCTCCCCCAGCCGCATAATCGACCCTTCGCCAAAAGTCTTTTTAATTTGCCCCAACACCGCCTGGAGCGCTTTTTGCTTCTCGTTCTGCTTGTCTTCTAGTGCTGCTGCCGCTTTCGCCCCAGCTCCATTGCTGCTGCCGCGTGCCATATTTAGTCGTCCTTGAGTCCGTCAATCGATTGTAACCCACCACCCCTGGGATTTGCCCTTGAGCCTAGAGCGCAGGAGAGCCAGTGTCACCTATGGAGAACATCCCCTGCAAAGCAGGTCTAGCCGATACGCTAGCCCCTCAACTGCGCCCGGAGTACCGGGTTGCTACGGAGAAACGGGTTTATCAAACGAGCGGGGAAGATATTTTTGCCCTGATGTGACCTTCGTGGGTCAGCGCCGCTCAGCCTGTCCTCTGTTAGGGGGATGGGGAGCCCGAGCCAACAGCCCTGGCTTTGGCTCCCCAAACTTGCTTGTGCCCGTTAGGGTAAGGGCTAGGGCAGCTCAAAGTGGCAGATCATCCTCCTGCTGACCAGTCTGGAATGGTGGTGGCGGGGTCGCTTCACGGACCCGGCAGACCAGCGCAAGGACTACTTTGCCGGAGGAAACCTCACTATCTACTACAGCACCCGTGAGCGCCGCTCTGAAGATTTCAGGGGACCGGATTTCTTCGTGGTCCTCGATACCGAGTACAAAGAGCGCAAAAGCTGGATGGTGTGGGAAGAGAATGGCAAGTACCCCAACCTGATTTTAGAAATTCTCTCGGAGAGCACTGCCAAGGTTGACCGGGGCCTGAAAAAGCAGCTCTACCAAAATGTCTTCCGCACCCGAATATTTTTGGTT encodes:
- a CDS encoding aminotransferase class I/II-fold pyridoxal phosphate-dependent enzyme → MTKELDGAGLIPAPPLPKAQNPSELDLLDQLRAYGGREPLLLCTPGHSQGRFVAPVLQQLLGPALACDLTELAGLDSLQDPEAALAQAQMRAAHIWGADHTEFLVNGATGGLQALLLAALNPGASVLLPRNVHRAVIGALILGGFKPVWLEPVWDEELGIAHGVTVAQVAAQLERHPEVRAVLLVYPTYYGCCAPLTELVALIHRYDLPVLVDSAHGAHLAFHPKLPLCAVAAGCDGVVQSTHKTAGSLTQSAMLHLRGPRLEATRVHRMLTLVQSTSPSYLLLASLIAAADYLHQHGLRRWEEALIWAGQLREALGCMVLEAPPDHTLDPTRLTLRVPVNGFALAAFLEARDIHIELAGLNHLVLLITPAHAAQLLTRLVPALEQGLRELPPLSLPLWPAPPLPGECLDLRAVFFGPQKLVPLPDSIGRVSAQTLVLYPPGIPLVLPAEVVTAELVDYLTTLESYGAWISGWQQPGWLAVVA
- the recA gene encoding recombinase RecA; the encoded protein is MARGSSNGAGAKAAAALEDKQNEKQKALQAVLGQIKKTFGEGSIMRLGENTQMRVETVPSGALNLDVALGGGIPRGRVIEIYGPESSGKTTLALHVVAEVQKRGGIAAFVDAEHALDPVYAAALGVDTDNLLIAQPDTGESALEIVDQLVRSAAVEIIVIDSVAALVPRAEIEGEMGDSHVGLQARLMSQALRKITANVSRTNCIVIFLNQLRQKIGVMYGNPETTTGGQALKFYASLRLDIRRLESLKRGQEEYGNRVRVKVVKNKVAPPFRKAEFDIIFGKGISSVGCVLDLAVETDIIERKGAWYVCQGERYQGRENLLTALSEKPAVVAELDRLVRAKLAAGTEVPSMAVKPGPDDLEEDTDLEPDFSMDD
- a CDS encoding tetratricopeptide repeat protein, with translation MIPEHEAAQLHLRTGQLLQQQGQIQEALISYQRALVSDPDAVDAYLALAQLLQTQGRLDEALQAFGRVHKLQPAALSAENYFQLGQALLDQGRLPLALEQFHQALTLRPTWAEVHTTLGVLLTRLGQFKEATQHHEQAIAFQPDLASAYWNLALTLQEQAKALQQQALDLQPGRLPVEEHFEQALKFTQQGQIDLAIRAYRRALSLRPSWAEAHCNLGNLLSMQGLLGEAIPCLRRAMALKPTLIEAYSNLGNALSRLGQGEEALQYHHQAIRLKGDWAELHYNLGDALLQQQRFDEALPCFQRALQLKPLLAEAHRGLGHVWAGQGQWERAIASHQQALSLKPDWVDGYRSLGKALAAAGRVEEAIQSYQKATALQPQSVQAYWELAFELWQHNRIDEAIRAYEQALALRPDLTDLHQNLCVLLRTQGRFAAARQAADRYWEVGHQHEVIRTGITRVKGYLESGLHTLALDYFQALEPQIYANPAQLTPAQIQLLYEDLLFSLPYLRDDLEANTQLCRLVGALYRERCLRSADAPAPRPVAGELRIGVLSKHFRRHSVGWCSYAILQELSRLTPHLYLYYTGRIAPDDYTERFKALTPHAFEHYPNRPIQASILYEQLQVDQLDVLIDLDSVMNPVHSALFAQHPAPICLSWLGCEAPYISAANYYLGDQHSHPTGVDAHYCEQLLRMPHSGCAVAGFARQPLDQEAIRLSLQLQPEQVVYLCVATGHKLNLDLMTSQMRILQQVPDSVLLHKGFGDTQAIQEGYRAACTAQGVDFQRLRFLQRNPMEEEHRAIYQLADVLLDTYPYNGGTHNLESLWFEVPLVTRVGEQGPSRLGYSFLQTLGIAEGVAWTWEEYVTWGVQLGQDPALRQAIRQQLQQSKQPDTLSPLWDPRRFAQDLYRMLTALLQQKCGQEE
- a CDS encoding DMT family transporter → MTKEMNLSGWLALWLAIGIWGGSFLATRQVVAEIPPLSAAFLRFAIASLLLLALAYIQARKWVVPDRADAVRLAGYGFLAVTLCYTFENTALQLTSSGNASVIIGLIPAGTLIAARWFLKERMTGLQWLGTLVATAGTLWLVVAGGALGLSNRWGDLLMVLAMLCAVASGLVGKDLSGRLPPLILVGYGFTYGAIFLLPLAILEWLWHPVSLQLSKVGWFSLIYLAVLASAAAYTAYFYALSRMSLSAATLPAYLIPVLTLMLASWLKGEALDLNRILAALVVVVGLLLTTPISRLKRYSS